A genomic segment from Manduca sexta isolate Smith_Timp_Sample1 chromosome 13, JHU_Msex_v1.0, whole genome shotgun sequence encodes:
- the LOC115451120 gene encoding signal recognition particle 14 kDa protein, with protein sequence MVLLSNDEFLAELTKLFQKARPAGSVTMTMKRYDGRNKPNPRDGTPAVKDPEYKCLIRAQSRSKKISTVIEQRDVEQFSTAYSNLLKTSINGLKRLKKQKKKGDGNPIVLGSCGYVSRD encoded by the exons ATGGTTCTACTGAGTAACGACGAA TTTCTAGCTGAACTCACCAAGTTATTCCAAAAAGCACGGCCCGCCGGTTCTGTAACTATGACAATGAAACGAT ATGACGGAAGAAATAAACCGAATCCACGGGACGGGACTCCAGCAGTAAAAGATCCTGAATACAAATGTTTGATCAGAGCACAATCTAGAAGTAAGAAGATATCTACAGTCATAGAGCAAAGAGATGTTGAGCAATTCAGTACTGCCTACTCTAACCTACTAAAGACTAGCATCAACGGACTGAAACGATTGAAGAAGCAGAAGAAAAAAGGCGATGGCAACCCAATAGTGCTAGGCAGTTGCGGATATGTGTCAAGAGACTGA
- the LOC115451118 gene encoding mitochondrial amidoxime-reducing component 1 isoform X2, which produces MTSQVSYTTAVVTTVGVLGGAYCAFKLYQEKYKQKLPEHWTRVGTLEDIYVYPIKSCGPVKLAKAECSILGLRDEWLRDRVLMVVDSKNNFITARGYPELLTVHPTIRNSILTLKHADMESLNVNLAEVIALQSPKTAHVWGVPVPVYDCGGEASEWFSRLLDRSACNYRLVYYASQKSRPLRQSTNKFYKFTNNDTGALPDEVPFNLINQASVDDLNTRLEDIQVTPRNFRPNFVLTGAKPYDEDNWKYVKIGDNVFEIIKACTRCIMTTIDPETGVRNSKAEPLATLKSYRQIEDPVIRRSAGNTPRMGIQMSLRSGPGGVVSVNDPIYVA; this is translated from the exons atgacgTCTCAAG TGTCCTATACAACTGCGGTGGTGACGACAGTCGGTGTGCTCGGCGGTGCCTACTGCGCCTTTAAACTTTACCAAGAAAAATACAAGCAGAAATTGCCAGAACATTGGACGCGAGTGGGCACACTTGAAGATATTTACGTGTACCCTATAAAATCTTGCGGCCCTGTAAAACTAGCGAAAGCTGAATGTTCCATCTTGGGCTTGCGTGATGAATGGCTTAGAGACCG AGTTCTTATGGTTGTTGATAGCAAAAACAACTTCATAACAGCGAGAGGGTATCCTGAATTATTGACAGTACATCCAACAATCAGGAATTCTATTCTAACATTGAAGCATGCTGATATGGAATCTCTAAATGTAAATTTAGCTGAG GTGATTGCACTGCAAAGTCCCAAAACCGCCCATGTGTGGGGTGTCCCTGTGCCAGTGTACGATTGTGGTGGCGAAGCAAGCGAATGGTTCTCTAG ATTACTAGACAGATCTGCTTGCAATTACCGATTAGTTTATTACGCATCACAAAAAAGTCGACCACTCAGGCAAAGTACGAATAAATTCTACAAATTTACTAACAACGATACG ggCGCGTTGCCAGATGAAGTACCTTTCAATTTGATAAATCAAGCGTCTGTAGACGACTTGAATACTAGATTGGAAGATATTCAAGTAACTCCACGCAATTTTAGACCGAACTTCGTACTTACTGGCGCTAAACCTTATGATGAGGATAATTGGAAATACGTGAAGATTGGTGacaatgtttttgaaattatcAAAGCTTGTACTAG atgTATAATGACCACTATCGACCCGGAAACTGGTGTACGTAATTCCAAAGCAGAGCCGCTAGCGACTTTGAAGAG TTACAGACAAATAGAAGACCCAGTGATCCGTAGATCAGCGGGCAACACACCACGGATGGGGATACAGATGTCGCTACGCAGTGGGCCGGGGGGAGTGGTATCGGTCAACGATCCTATTTATGTGGCATAA
- the LOC115451118 gene encoding mitochondrial amidoxime reducing component 2 isoform X1 gives MNKRLEGQKTLSYTTAVVTTVGVLGGAYCAFKLYQEKYKQKLPEHWTRVGTLEDIYVYPIKSCGPVKLAKAECSILGLRDEWLRDRVLMVVDSKNNFITARGYPELLTVHPTIRNSILTLKHADMESLNVNLAEVIALQSPKTAHVWGVPVPVYDCGGEASEWFSRLLDRSACNYRLVYYASQKSRPLRQSTNKFYKFTNNDTGALPDEVPFNLINQASVDDLNTRLEDIQVTPRNFRPNFVLTGAKPYDEDNWKYVKIGDNVFEIIKACTRCIMTTIDPETGVRNSKAEPLATLKSYRQIEDPVIRRSAGNTPRMGIQMSLRSGPGGVVSVNDPIYVA, from the exons ATGAATAAAAGGTTGGAGGGACAAAAAACGC TGTCCTATACAACTGCGGTGGTGACGACAGTCGGTGTGCTCGGCGGTGCCTACTGCGCCTTTAAACTTTACCAAGAAAAATACAAGCAGAAATTGCCAGAACATTGGACGCGAGTGGGCACACTTGAAGATATTTACGTGTACCCTATAAAATCTTGCGGCCCTGTAAAACTAGCGAAAGCTGAATGTTCCATCTTGGGCTTGCGTGATGAATGGCTTAGAGACCG AGTTCTTATGGTTGTTGATAGCAAAAACAACTTCATAACAGCGAGAGGGTATCCTGAATTATTGACAGTACATCCAACAATCAGGAATTCTATTCTAACATTGAAGCATGCTGATATGGAATCTCTAAATGTAAATTTAGCTGAG GTGATTGCACTGCAAAGTCCCAAAACCGCCCATGTGTGGGGTGTCCCTGTGCCAGTGTACGATTGTGGTGGCGAAGCAAGCGAATGGTTCTCTAG ATTACTAGACAGATCTGCTTGCAATTACCGATTAGTTTATTACGCATCACAAAAAAGTCGACCACTCAGGCAAAGTACGAATAAATTCTACAAATTTACTAACAACGATACG ggCGCGTTGCCAGATGAAGTACCTTTCAATTTGATAAATCAAGCGTCTGTAGACGACTTGAATACTAGATTGGAAGATATTCAAGTAACTCCACGCAATTTTAGACCGAACTTCGTACTTACTGGCGCTAAACCTTATGATGAGGATAATTGGAAATACGTGAAGATTGGTGacaatgtttttgaaattatcAAAGCTTGTACTAG atgTATAATGACCACTATCGACCCGGAAACTGGTGTACGTAATTCCAAAGCAGAGCCGCTAGCGACTTTGAAGAG TTACAGACAAATAGAAGACCCAGTGATCCGTAGATCAGCGGGCAACACACCACGGATGGGGATACAGATGTCGCTACGCAGTGGGCCGGGGGGAGTGGTATCGGTCAACGATCCTATTTATGTGGCATAA
- the LOC115451113 gene encoding DNA polymerase alpha subunit B, with protein sequence MASEELVTEQFQFLGIDVQKEVLTKCVSLCAEYDVDAESFTEQWMAFSLNHLNGASPDLENLDLFARKEFSKRSSSRSNASAKDTARAVTGTNLTVYGTPSSNQSDNDVLSNYMAVTPKRVKIEADTGGVQQNDLRPATYSPTVGSTKYASRTNMGTVVHSYGDESLLQIVAAPNSPSDVLDLKIMQIPNEDGDIYTKAQFGFELLHEKSGIFDNHIRYVSQYIMKKAGITDSSSVRQKTQTEVTVAGRIECDADARLNVKSVILQGTWAESLCQTVPVDLDNVKQYSLFPGQVVVMKGINPRGDRFLAQEVFCDASQPIRDHRADMMNTLTGNVSMVISSGPYTTSDNMNYTPLKDLVSYINAHRPHLVIMTGPFIDCEHSMIKDNTIAETYSALFDKIVDSLGELSTTSPYTKVYIVPSLKDAFHVNIYPTPPYSSRRKHPNIHFVSDPSTINVNGVVIGITSCDVLMQISQEEISLGAGGDKLSRLARHVITQQSYAPLWPPPTGHPVDAALWAAHAQLPCTPHLLVLPSNFRYFVKDVNGCVVVNPEHLTKGTGGGTFARVLISSSNEHNISIAAQIVRI encoded by the exons ATGGCTTCCGAAGAGTTGGTGACTGAGCAATTTCAATTTCTCGGTATAGATGTGCAAAAGGAAGTCTTAACAAAAT GCGTAAGTTTGTGCGCGGAATACGATGTGGACGCAGAATCTTTTACGGAACAATGGATGGCGTTCAGTTTAAACCACTTGAACGGCGCCTCACCGGATTTGGAAAATTTGGATTTGTTTGCAAGAAAGGAATTTTCCAAGCGGTCGTCAAGCCGAAGTAACGCGTCCGCCAAAGACACCGCACGAGCGGTTACCGGCACAAACTTAACTGTTTACGGAACGCCCAGTTCCAACCA GTCAGACAATGATGTGCTATCCAATTATATGGCTGTTACACCAAAG AGAGTGAAAATAGAAGCGGACACAGGTGGAGTCCAACAGAATGATTTACGACCAGCCACCTATTCGCCCACAGT CGGCTCCACTAAATATGCATCCCGAACCAATATGGGCACAGTCGTGCATTCGTACGGCGATGAAAGCTTATTGCAAATAGTCGCCGCACCGAACAGTCCGAGCGACGTGCTCGACCTTAAGATTATGCAAATACCTAACGAAGATGGCGATATTTACACGAAGGCCCA GTTTGGTTTCGAACTTCTTCATGAAAAATCAGGCATATTCGATAATCATATTCGCTACGTATCACAGTACATTATGAAAAAAGCTGGCATTACAGACAGCAGTTCAGTTAGGCAGAAAACACAG ACAGAGGTAACGGTGGCCGGCAGGATAGAATGTGACGCTGACGCTAGACTCAACGTGAAATCTGTGATCTTACAAGGGACTTGGGCGGAGTCTTTGTGTCAAACTGTACCTGTTGATTTAGACAA TGTTAAACAGTATTCCCTCTTTCCGGGACAAGTGGTTGTTATGAAAGGTATTAACCCGCGCGGCGACAGGTTCTTAGCTCAGGAAGTGTTCTGCGACGCCTCGCAACCGATACGAGATCATAGAGCTGACATGATGAACACATTAACAG gtaATGTTTCGATGGTAATATCATCAGGGCCGTACACAACGTCCGACAATATGAACTACACACCACTCAAAGACTTGGTTTCGTACATAAACGCCCACAGACCGCATTTAGTCATAATGACCGGCCCGTTCATCGACTGCGAACATTCCATGATCAAAGACAACACTATTGCAGAAACTTATAGTGCATTGTTTGACAAAATTGTTGATAGCTTAGGAGAATTAAGTACTACAAG tCCCTACACAAAAGTATATATAGTACCAAGCCTAAAAGACGCGTTCCATGTGAACATATACCCAACGCCGCCGTACTCAAGTCGGCGGAAACACCCAAACATTCACTTCGTGTCAGACCCCAGTACTATAAACGTAAACGGTGTAGTCATCGGGATAACGAGCTGTGATGTCCTCATGCAGATCAGCCAGGAGGAGATTTCTTT GGGCGCCGGCGGCGACAAGCTGTCTCGGCTGGCGCGGCATGTCATCACGCAGCAGTCCTACGCGCCGCTGTGGCCGCCTCCCACCGGACACCCAGTCGACGCCGCGCTGTGGGCTGCTCACGCGCAGTTACCTTGCACTCCTCATCTCCTAGTGCTGCCATCTAACTTCAGATATTTTGTTAAG gacGTAAACGGGTGCGTAGTCGTAAATCCAGAACATTTGACAAAAGGCACTGGAGGAGGtacttttgctcgcgtcttaATTTCCAGTAGTAATGAACACAACATAAGCATCGCAGCACAAATTGTAcgcatttaa
- the LOC115451114 gene encoding trafficking protein particle complex subunit 6b, translating to MADDILFELLHSEIINYSLEQSKDNKEKKDMDLSVVEYIGFAAGYKIMERLTREWPRFKDELDTMKFICTDFWTCIYKKQIDNLRTNHQGVYVLQDNAFRFLTNFSNGHQYLEYAPRYVAYTCGLIRGGLANLCINSIVTAEVQAMPSCKFHIHVQRS from the exons ATGGCTGATGATATTTTGTTCGAGCTGTTACAttcagaaataattaattattctttggAACAATCGAaagacaataaagaaaaaaag GATATGGATCTTTCAGTAGTTGAATACATTGGATTCGCTGCTGGTTACAAAATAATGGAAAGACTGACGAGAGAATGGCCTCGATTCAAAGATGAGTTGGATACTATGAAGTTCATATGCACTGATTTCTGGACATGCATATATAAAAAACAGATAGACAATTTGCGCACAAACCATCAAGGTGTATATGTGCTTCAAGACAATGCATTCAGATTCCTCACAAACTTCTCAAATGGCCATCAGTATTTGGAATATGCTCCTCGG TATGTTGCATACACCTGTGGGCTGATAAGAGGTGGCCTAGCAAATCTCTGCATCAACAGTATTGTAACTGCTGAAGTACAGGCCATGCCATCCTGCAAATTCCACATTCATGTCCAACGCTCATAG
- the LOC115453871 gene encoding protein HEXIM1 gives MDENNIMTIKDGDATLPSLTEAPPVAEKQKQSVLDGTVKKKRRRGKSKRKIMKPFVKVPWQDRRKDKTIRNNRYRKIVLAKTHAPFNNNQFLMEIHKPEPENTFQILQTPSARTRDSSFSVDSEDNYFFSLPEDEEEYLTKEFSSVYEDAQSERLSNMSKNELIQEYLLLEAKYENLVKRSERSKNKTMDDEKDSSIDDNEMLVSVRDNGAAERDSSGTSIGSSGVDEASFSDMLQRVKEQDEQIRELTLSNEKLRLENDHLRQRQHDSSSADSESDSSSTTDSESSSSRSASVVDEPIEELNDCPNENHVQANGQIVETEELENPNPMVNGFHSPNN, from the coding sequence AtggatgaaaataatataatgacaatAAAAGATGGCGACGCGACGCTGCCTTCCCTGACTGAAGCGCCCCCGGTGGccgaaaaacaaaaacaatctgTACTTGACGGGACTGTCAAAAAGAAAAGGAGACGCGGGAAGTCTAAACGGAAAATAATGAAGCCTTTCGTAAAAGTTCCGTGGCAAGATCGGAGAAAGGATAAGACTATTAGAAATAATCGGTATCGGAAAATCGTTTTGGCAAAAACACACGCTCCTTTCAATAACAACCAATTTCTTATGGAAATACATAAACCGGAACCAGAGAacacatttcaaatattgcaaacaCCTTCTGCTCGTACCCGTGATTCCAGTTTTAGTGTTGATTCTGAAGacaattatttcttttctttaccAGAAGACGAGGAAGAGTATTTGACAAAAGAGTTCTCAAGCGTCTATGAAGATGCACAAAGCGAACGTTTATCCAACATGTCGAAGAATGAGCTGATACAAGAATATCTTCTTCTTGAGGCTAAATATGAGAATCTGGTTAAAAGAAGCGAACGTTCAAAGAACAAAACAATGGACGATGAAAAGGACTCGTCAATTGATGACAATGAAATGTTAGTGAGTGTGAGGGATAATGGTGCTGCCGAGAGGGATTCTTCTGGAACATCTATTGGATCGAGTGGAGTGGACGAAGCGTCGTTCAGTGATATGTTGCAACGTGTGAAAGAACAGGACGAGCAGATTCGCGAGCTCACATTGTCAAACGAGAAATTGAGACTGGAAAATGATCATCTGAGGCAGAGACAGCATGACTCGTCAAGTGCAGACTCCGAGAGTGATAGTTCTTCGACAACAGATAGTGAGAGCAGCTCCAGCCGGAGTGCCAGTGTAGTGGATGAACCAATTGAGGAACTCAATGACTGCCCCAATGAGAATCACGTTCAGGCCAACGGCCAAATTGTAGAGACTGAGGAACTGGAAAACCCAAACCCCATGGTTAATGGTTTTCACAGTccaaacaattaa
- the LOC119189231 gene encoding LOW QUALITY PROTEIN: HSPB1-associated protein 1-like (The sequence of the model RefSeq protein was modified relative to this genomic sequence to represent the inferred CDS: inserted 1 base in 1 codon; deleted 2 bases in 1 codon): MSVLNEEAVRSVIAKASTPIVFRGFVDNWSICQWNIEKWCSVFGDKEIPFRCMKRDFISDEPCWERRCKVKNMTFKNFVDNLPTSDDWMYFDYKYVHQWFTGDDELYKDISWKQFGYPGKGATDTTLWVGSXGAHTPAHQDTYGVNIVAQLYGKKRWILFPPETGGMKSTRVPYEESSVYSELNFYCPQNIDAFNGVTGARMVELSAGDALLVPRGWWHYVQNLEPVNIALNIWLPHDKDSSAQVSEALIKILVAQICKDLPQETAKLIVNPNEDDISDTPLAVLFLQLETVANAYLDNRRKLRRAKRQRTCEEDPAPSVTEEYDLKTLLENQANNLEVAATITTDELINLIKQNLREYANMDRPLQDEEVDGATTTLCLTKAVIDAFSESNVIDLVKQNLFARLS, translated from the exons atgtcgGTATTAAACGAGGAAGCTGTTCGTAGTGTAATAGCGAAAGCTAGCACCCCGATAGTATTTCGCGGATTCGTAGATAACTGGTCGATATGCCAATGGAATATAGAAAAATGGTGCTCAGTGTTCGGCGACAAGGAAATTCCCTTTCGCTGTATGAAACGAGACTTCATATCTGACGAACCATGCTGGGAAAGAAGGTGCAAGGTGAAAAATATGACGTTTAAGAATTTCGTAGACAATTTGCCCACGAGCGACGACTGGATGTATTTCGACTACAAGTACGTTCATCAGTGGTTCACTGGAGATGACGAATTGTATAAG GATATATCTTGGAAGCAGTTTGGATATCCTGGCAAGGGTGCCACAGACACAACTCTGTGGGTAGGCA AAGGAGCTCACACACCTGCCCACCAGGACACTTATGGAGTGAACATTGTTGCAcaattatatggaaa gAAACGCTGGATATTGTTTCCGCCAGAAACGGGTGGCATGAAGTCAACCAGAGTGCCTTATGAAGAATCTAGTGTGTACAGTGAACTGAACTTTTATTGCCCCCAA AATATTGATGCCTTTAATG GTGTGACAGGAGCTAGAATGGTGGAACTGTCGGCTGGTGATGCGCTGCTGGTGCCGCGAGGTTGGTGGCATTACGTACAGAACCTGGAGCCTGTGAACATCGCTCTCAACATCTGGCTGCCACAT gaTAAAGATAGTTCAGCTCAGGTGTCCGAGGCTTTGATCAAAATATTGGTTGCTCAGATATGTAAGGATCTACCGCAAGAAACTGCGAAGTTGATAGTGAATCCAAATGAG GACGATATATCAGATACGCCGCTGGCAGTATTATTCTTGCAATTAGAGACTGTTGCCAACGCGTATTTAGATAATAGGCGTAAGCTACGTCGTGCCAAGCGGCAGAGGACATGTGAGGAGGACCCCGCGCCCTCCGTGACGGAGGAATATGATCTCAAAACTCTCCTAGAGAACCAAGCCAACAATCTTGAAGTGGCCGCCACTATAACGACAGACGAGCTTATCAATTTGATAAAACAGAATCTCAGGGAATATGCCAATATGGACAGACCATTGCAGGATGAAGAGGTAGATGGCGCCACCACAACACTTTGTTTAACAAAAGCTGTTATTGACGCGTTCAGCGAGAGCAACGTCATAGATCTCGTGAAGCAAAACCTTTTCGCTCGTCTGAGCTAG